The Euphorbia lathyris chromosome 3, ddEupLath1.1, whole genome shotgun sequence genome contains a region encoding:
- the LOC136224071 gene encoding peroxisomal (S)-2-hydroxyacid oxidase GLO4-like: protein MGSEPVNVNEFQELAKQSLPKMYYDYYAGGAEDQHTLKENLEAFFRIIIRPRILVDVSRIDMSTSVLGYKISAPILLAPTAMHKLANPQGEVATARAAAACNTIMILSYMSSCTVEEVANSCNAIRFYQLYVYKRRGISAQLVQRAERNGYKAIVLTVDAPRLGRREADIKNKMVAPQLKIFEGLMSTEVTSDEGSNLEAFAKDTFDASLSWKDIGWLRSITNLPVLIKGILTHEDAIKAVEVGVAGIIVSNHGARQLDYSPSTISVLEEVVHAVGGKIPVLFDGGVRRGTDVFKALSLGAQAVLVGRPVVFGLAAMGEYGVKRVIEMLKDELELTMALSGCPTLKHINRSHVRTEREMLQSML, encoded by the exons ATGGGGAGTGAACCAGTGAATGTGAATGAGTTTCAAGAATTGGCTAAGCAATCCCTTCCCAAAATGTATTACGATTATTATGCTGGAGGAGCTGAGGATCAGCACACTCTCAAGGAGAATCTTGAAGCTTTTTTCCGGATAAT AATTCGACCTCGAATTCTCGTAGATGTAAGTCGAATAGACATGTCAACTTCTGTGTTGGGTTACAAAATATCTGCCCCCATATTGCTTGCTCCAACTGCTATGCATAAGCTTGCTAACCCTCAAG GTGAAGTTGCCACAGCTAGAGCAGCAGCTGCATGTAACACAATTATG ATTTTATCATACATGTCTTCCTGCACAGTTGAGGAAGTCGCCAACAGCTGCAACGCCATTCGATTTTACCAGTTATAT GTGTACAAGAGACGAGGTATATCCGCCCAGCTAGTGCAGAGAGCTGAAAGGAATGGATATAAGGCTATTGTACTAACTGTAGATGCTCCAAGACTCGGTAGAAGAGAGGCGGATATAAAGAACAA GATGGTTGCACCACAGTTGAAAATTTTTGAAGGTCTCATGTCAACAGAAGTTACCTCT GATGAAGGTTCAAATCTAGAAGCTTTTGCAAAAGATACTTTCGATGCATCTTTGTCTTGGAAG GACATAGGCTGGTTAAGATCTATTACAAACTTGCCAGTTCTTATTAAGGGCATACTTACTCATGAAGATG CAATTAAGGCAGTGGAAGTAGGTGTTGCTGGAATTATTGTCTCTAATCACGGAGCTCGTCAGCTAGACTACAGTCCATCCACTATCAGTGTTTTGGAGGAG GTGGTTCATGCTGTTGGAGGGAAGATTCCTGTACTGTTTGATGGAGGAGTAAGGCGAGGAACAGATGTTTTTAAAGCATTATCCCTTGGTGCACAAGCTGTTCTT GTTGGAAGACCAGTGGTATTTGGGCTAGCGGCCATGGGAGAATACGGAGTTAAAAGGGTAATTGAAATGCTAAAGGATGAACTTGAGCTTACTATGGCACTTTCTGGCTGTCCTACTCTCAAACATATTAACAGGAGTCATGTTAGAACCGAGAGAGAGATGCTCCAATCCATGCTTTAG
- the LOC136223104 gene encoding protein PHYTOCHROME-DEPENDENT LATE-FLOWERING isoform X2 — protein MGVSFKVSKTGKRFRAKPGVLQEPDVDEVSENYKKSSLIGSKNGSSATKLEGGLIEGSEGVSAVSSISEHEVSFTLNLYPDGYMIGKPSENEAAHQSMLQDSSKLLHPYDKTSETLFSAIESGRLPGDILDDIPCKYVNGTLMCEEVESRILKALQPQLCLDPTPKLDRLSNGPAPTKLNLGLSSLRRKRLRQIPEVTVTSNSRIHGKKVCIDRVPESSNSRLPDSGIISGNMMQQSIQDSQITQNVAQSNVFSLGGRSFMPDGNIGALPLVSQQPRYQMGMAASARSMQDQGSGSLVSMSAASPSGQDMIAYRDNINSGASLLGKRENQDGSMSPLTSFNKRARNTPVGLDGIPQQQMGAHVDGLHASDMSWKNPLLQHQTIARGIHYSNAGIQKYPQQIFEGMNQSSFSAGQPGVRFAPKEEQFETDKVDGSELSQVKSNMHLVEAETGHLDPQLSRLQQRLPQHLMRSNFPQAWNNLSQDPRKEEQLQKRKTVQSPRLSAGALPQSPLSSKSGEFSSGSAGAHFGAVAATGALGSSHKEKSVVTSVLDVGGTPSLTSSANESFQRQHQAHPAVKRRSNSVPRSQAMSGVGSPVSVSNISAPLNANSPSVGTPPIADQTMLERFSKIENVAMRHQLKSKKNKVEEYAIRSNTYSDKQLRACLNLPNSEDLKDDENPLSNSIIGGSVNTCKIRIINFMQADRVAQGNVFSFPRMRTRMIMSEKPNDGTVAMQYGEAEDGDFLSVEDYLPTLPNTHFADLLASQFCSLMAREGYLMEDSIQQKPTRLNIAGQPNAAGTPPNNSAVDAQPYEGVTGQGSNDVKPSLSGNASMNPSQNITNARMLPPGNPQLPRSQGLMSAVSMPARSQQLDSQSLLQQQQQQSQQQQQLQQPQQNQNALMQQHSQFQRSQMGLPSNPLSHLSSLGQNTNMQLGNQLVNKPSHLQLQLFQQQQQQQQQQQQRQQPQQQQQLQSQQQQLQQQPQMQHQRKMMMGIGAMGMGNMGNNMVGLGGLGNTMGIGSTRGLGSGISGPMASISGINTVGQNSVNLGASNIGNVISQHMRSGQLTQEQAAALLTSKLRQGRSMVGTQSGITGMAGTRQMQPGSASISMLGQSLNRANMNSMAQRTAMGPMGPPKLMAGMNLYMNPQQQQQQQLQLQQQQFQQQQQQLQQQIQQQQLQQQLLQQQQQQPDPSSTLQSVVSPQQVGSPSTMGIPQLNQQTSQQPQQQPSPQQMNQRTPMSPQLSSGAIHAMSAGNPEACPASPLGSVGSITNSPMELQGVNKSNSVNNA, from the exons ATGGGGGTCTCCTTTAAGGTTTCAAAAACTGGTAAACGGTTTCGAGCAAAACCTGGTGTTCTTCAAGAGCCTGATGTCGATGAGGTTTCCGAGAACTACAAGAAGAGCTCCTTGATCGGGTCGAAGAATGGATCTTCTGCAACAAAGCTCGAG GGTGGCCTCATTGAGGGCAGTGAGGGTGTCTCTGCTGTTTCATCAATTTCTG AGCATGAAGTTTCATTTACGTTGAACCTCTACCCAGATGGATATATGATTGGGAAGCCTTCAGAG AATGAGGCAGCACACCAGAGTATGCTTCAAGATTCTTCAAAATTGTTGCATCCTTATGATAAGACATCCGAGACTCTATTTTCG GCTATTGAGTCTGGTCGGCTGCCTGGAGATATTTTGGATGATATACCGTGCAAATATGTCAATGGCACGCTCATGTGTGAG GAAGTGGAATCCCGTATATTGAAAGCCTTGCAACCACAACTTTGTCTAGATCCTACTCCCAAATTGGATAGGCTTTCTAATGGCCCAGCTCCGACAAAG CTCAATTTAGGTCTCAGCAGTTTGCGGAGAAAAAGATTGAGGCAGATACCTGAAGTTACTGTCACATCCAATAGTAGAATCCATGGGAAGAAAGTTTGCATAGATAGAGTACCGGAAAGCTCCAATAGTCGGTTACCAGATTCAGGAATCATTTCCGGCAACATGATGCAACAGAGCATCCAGGACAGTCAGATTACGCAGAACGTTGCTCAAAGCAACGTATTTTCCTTAGGAGGAAGAAGCTTTATGCCAGATGGCAATATTGGTGCACTACCATTGGTATCACAACAACCGAGGTATCAAATGGGGATGGCGGCTTCTGCAAGAAGTATGCAAGATCAAGGTTCGGGATCGCTTGTTAGCATGTCTGCAGCTTCCCCTTCTGGGCAGGACATGATTGCATACAGGGACAATATAAATTCTGGTGCTTCCTTACTCGGTAAAAGGGAGAATCAAGATGGATCAATGTCACCCTTAACCAGTTTTAATAAGCGAGCACGGAATACCCCAGTGGGTCTGGATGGGATTCCGCAGCAGCAGATGGGCGCACACGTGGACGGCCTTCATGCATCTGATATGAGCTGGAAAAATCCTCTATTACAGCATCAAACAATTGCAAGAGGAATTCATTATTCTAATGCAGGAATTCAGAAGTATCCGCAGCAAATTTTTGAAGGTATGAATCAAAGCTCGTTTTCTGCTGGACAGcctggtgtaagatttgctccCAAGGAAGAACAGTTTGAAACAGATAAGGTCGATGGTTCAGAGCTTAGTCAGGTTAAAAGTAATATGCATCTAGTGGAGGCAGAAACAGGCCATCTGGACCCACAGCTGTCCCGGCTACAGCAAAGATTACCGCAGCATCTCATGAGATCTAATTTCCCTCAGGCGTGGAACAATCTCAGCCAAGATCCCAGGAAGGAGGAACAGCTCCAGAAGAGGAAAACCGTGCAAAGTCCCCGGTTATCTGCTGGGGCTTTGCCTCAATCACCATTATCATCTAAATCTGGAGAATTTTCAAGTGGTTCAGCTGGGGCCCACTTTGGAGCAGTTGCTGCAACTGGTGCTCTTGGATCTTCGCATAAGGAGAAGTCCGTTGTCACCTCAGTTCTTGATGTTGGTGGAACCCCATCTTTGACTTCCAGTGCTaatgagtcgttccaacggcaacACCAGGCCCATCCTGCTGTAAAGCGGAGATCCAATTCAGTCCCGAGAAGTCAAGCAATGAGTGGTGTTGGTTCCCCTGTAAGTGTTAGTAATATAAGTGCTCCACTAAATGCAAATAGTCCTTCTGTTGGAACTCCACCTATTGCTGATCAAACCATGCTCGAAAGGTTCTCAAAGATCGAGAATGTGGCAATGAG GCATCAactcaaaagcaagaaaaataAAGTTGAAGAATATGCTATCAGGAGCAACACATATTCTGATAAACAATTGAGGGCCTGTCTTAATTTGCCGAACAGTGAGGATTTGAAAGATGATGAAAACCCATTATCGAATTCAATTATAGGTGGCAGCGTGAACACGTGCAAGATCAGAATTATAAATTTCATGCAGGCAGATAGAGTAGCTCAAG GaaatgttttttcttttccccGGATGAGGACCAGAATGATCATGTCAGAGAAGCCAAATGATGGTACTGTAGCGATGCAATATGGAGAAGCAGAGGATGGTGATTTTCTTTCGGTGGAGGATTATCTTCCTACTTTGCCCAATACT CACTTCGCGGATTTGCTTGCATCACAATTTTGTTCACTG ATGGCACGCGAAGGATATCTTATGGAAGATAGCATTCAACAAAAGCCTACCCGCTTGAATATTGCCGGTCAACCAAATGCTGCTGGAACCCCTCCTAATAATTCAGCAGTTGATGCGCAGCCATACGAGGGAGTTACAGGTCAGGGATCTAATGATGTAAAGCCAAGTCTTAGTGGTAATGCATCTATGAATCCGTCACAGAATATCACAAATGCTAGGATGCTACCTCCTGGAAATCCTCAATTACCTAGGTCTCAAGGTCTCATGTCAGCAGTTTCAATGCCTGCAAGATCCCAACAGCTGGACTCTCAATCTCTgctgcagcagcagcagcagcaatcACAACAACAGCAGCAGCTGCAGCAGCCACAACAAAATCAAAATGCGTTGATGCAGCAGCATTCACAGTTCCAGAGGTCACAAATGGGGCTTCCATCTAATCCACTCTCTCACTTGAGCTCTCTCGGGCAGAATACAAACATGCAGTTAGGTAACCAATTGGTCAATAAGCCGTCTCATCTCCAGCTTCAACTGTTTCAAcaacagcagcagcagcagcagcaacaacAACAGCGTCAGCAGCCACAACAACAGCAGCAACTGCAATCGCAGCAGCAGCAACTACAACAGCAGCCGCAGATGCAACATCAGAGGAAAATGATGATGGGAATTGGAGCGATGGGGATGGGAAATATGGGTAACAATATGGTCGGATTAGGAGGCCTGGGAAATACTATGGGAATTGGCAGTACAAGGGGATTAGGATCTGGAATCTCGGGACCTATGGCATCTATATCTGGTATAAATACTGTGGGTCAGAACTCAGTAAATCTGGGCGCATCAAATATTGGCAATGTGATAAGTCAGCATATGCGTTCAGGACAATTAACTCAGGAACAAGCTGCTGCGTTACTGACATCGAAACTTAGGCAGGGCAGAAGCATGGTAGGGACTCAGTCTGGTATAACTGGGATGGCAGGCACCAGACAGATGCAACCAGGTTCTGCAAGTATTTCTATGCTGGGACAATCTTTGAACCGAGCTAACATGAACTCGATGGCTCAACGGACGGCAATGGGGCCTATGGGTCCACCCAAATTGATGGCTGGAATGAATCTGTATATGAACCCACAAcaacagcagcagcagcaactgCAATTACAGCAACAACAATTTCAGCAGCAGCAACAGCAGCTACAGCAGCAGATACAACAGCAGCAACTACAACAGCAGCTGCTGcaacagcagcagcagcaaccAGATCCATCCTCAACCCTGCAGTCAGTTGTTTCTCCGCAACAAGTAGGCTCACCTTCGACAATGGGAATTCCGCAACTGAACCAACAAACATCACAGCAACCCCAGCAACAGCCTAGTCCTCAGCAAATGAACCAGCGGACCCCAATGAGCCCACAATTGAGTTCAGGAGCAATACATGCCATGAGTGCTGGTAATCCAGAGGCATGTCCTGCCAGTCCCCTTGGTTCCGTGGGGAGCATTACAAATTCGCCAATGGAGCTTCAAGGTGTGAACAAAAGCAACTCTGTCAATAATGCATGA
- the LOC136223104 gene encoding protein PHYTOCHROME-DEPENDENT LATE-FLOWERING isoform X1: MGVSFKVSKTGKRFRAKPGVLQEPDVDEVSENYKKSSLIGSKNGSSATKLEGGLIEGSEGVSAVSSISEHEVSFTLNLYPDGYMIGKPSENEAAHQSMLQDSSKLLHPYDKTSETLFSAIESGRLPGDILDDIPCKYVNGTLMCEVRDYRKCVSEQGNIPSVLPVVNRVRLRMSLENVVKDIPLIADISWTYGDLMEVESRILKALQPQLCLDPTPKLDRLSNGPAPTKLNLGLSSLRRKRLRQIPEVTVTSNSRIHGKKVCIDRVPESSNSRLPDSGIISGNMMQQSIQDSQITQNVAQSNVFSLGGRSFMPDGNIGALPLVSQQPRYQMGMAASARSMQDQGSGSLVSMSAASPSGQDMIAYRDNINSGASLLGKRENQDGSMSPLTSFNKRARNTPVGLDGIPQQQMGAHVDGLHASDMSWKNPLLQHQTIARGIHYSNAGIQKYPQQIFEGMNQSSFSAGQPGVRFAPKEEQFETDKVDGSELSQVKSNMHLVEAETGHLDPQLSRLQQRLPQHLMRSNFPQAWNNLSQDPRKEEQLQKRKTVQSPRLSAGALPQSPLSSKSGEFSSGSAGAHFGAVAATGALGSSHKEKSVVTSVLDVGGTPSLTSSANESFQRQHQAHPAVKRRSNSVPRSQAMSGVGSPVSVSNISAPLNANSPSVGTPPIADQTMLERFSKIENVAMRHQLKSKKNKVEEYAIRSNTYSDKQLRACLNLPNSEDLKDDENPLSNSIIGGSVNTCKIRIINFMQADRVAQGNVFSFPRMRTRMIMSEKPNDGTVAMQYGEAEDGDFLSVEDYLPTLPNTHFADLLASQFCSLMAREGYLMEDSIQQKPTRLNIAGQPNAAGTPPNNSAVDAQPYEGVTGQGSNDVKPSLSGNASMNPSQNITNARMLPPGNPQLPRSQGLMSAVSMPARSQQLDSQSLLQQQQQQSQQQQQLQQPQQNQNALMQQHSQFQRSQMGLPSNPLSHLSSLGQNTNMQLGNQLVNKPSHLQLQLFQQQQQQQQQQQQRQQPQQQQQLQSQQQQLQQQPQMQHQRKMMMGIGAMGMGNMGNNMVGLGGLGNTMGIGSTRGLGSGISGPMASISGINTVGQNSVNLGASNIGNVISQHMRSGQLTQEQAAALLTSKLRQGRSMVGTQSGITGMAGTRQMQPGSASISMLGQSLNRANMNSMAQRTAMGPMGPPKLMAGMNLYMNPQQQQQQQLQLQQQQFQQQQQQLQQQIQQQQLQQQLLQQQQQQPDPSSTLQSVVSPQQVGSPSTMGIPQLNQQTSQQPQQQPSPQQMNQRTPMSPQLSSGAIHAMSAGNPEACPASPLGSVGSITNSPMELQGVNKSNSVNNA; the protein is encoded by the exons ATGGGGGTCTCCTTTAAGGTTTCAAAAACTGGTAAACGGTTTCGAGCAAAACCTGGTGTTCTTCAAGAGCCTGATGTCGATGAGGTTTCCGAGAACTACAAGAAGAGCTCCTTGATCGGGTCGAAGAATGGATCTTCTGCAACAAAGCTCGAG GGTGGCCTCATTGAGGGCAGTGAGGGTGTCTCTGCTGTTTCATCAATTTCTG AGCATGAAGTTTCATTTACGTTGAACCTCTACCCAGATGGATATATGATTGGGAAGCCTTCAGAG AATGAGGCAGCACACCAGAGTATGCTTCAAGATTCTTCAAAATTGTTGCATCCTTATGATAAGACATCCGAGACTCTATTTTCG GCTATTGAGTCTGGTCGGCTGCCTGGAGATATTTTGGATGATATACCGTGCAAATATGTCAATGGCACGCTCATGTGTGAG GTACGAGATTACCGAAAATGTGTTTCAGAGCAAGGTAATATTCCTTCCGTGCTTCCTGTTGTGAATAGAGTACGCCTCAGGATGTCATTGGAGAATGTAGTCAAGGATATCCCGTTGATCGCAGATATTTCTTGGACTTATGGTGATTTAATG GAAGTGGAATCCCGTATATTGAAAGCCTTGCAACCACAACTTTGTCTAGATCCTACTCCCAAATTGGATAGGCTTTCTAATGGCCCAGCTCCGACAAAG CTCAATTTAGGTCTCAGCAGTTTGCGGAGAAAAAGATTGAGGCAGATACCTGAAGTTACTGTCACATCCAATAGTAGAATCCATGGGAAGAAAGTTTGCATAGATAGAGTACCGGAAAGCTCCAATAGTCGGTTACCAGATTCAGGAATCATTTCCGGCAACATGATGCAACAGAGCATCCAGGACAGTCAGATTACGCAGAACGTTGCTCAAAGCAACGTATTTTCCTTAGGAGGAAGAAGCTTTATGCCAGATGGCAATATTGGTGCACTACCATTGGTATCACAACAACCGAGGTATCAAATGGGGATGGCGGCTTCTGCAAGAAGTATGCAAGATCAAGGTTCGGGATCGCTTGTTAGCATGTCTGCAGCTTCCCCTTCTGGGCAGGACATGATTGCATACAGGGACAATATAAATTCTGGTGCTTCCTTACTCGGTAAAAGGGAGAATCAAGATGGATCAATGTCACCCTTAACCAGTTTTAATAAGCGAGCACGGAATACCCCAGTGGGTCTGGATGGGATTCCGCAGCAGCAGATGGGCGCACACGTGGACGGCCTTCATGCATCTGATATGAGCTGGAAAAATCCTCTATTACAGCATCAAACAATTGCAAGAGGAATTCATTATTCTAATGCAGGAATTCAGAAGTATCCGCAGCAAATTTTTGAAGGTATGAATCAAAGCTCGTTTTCTGCTGGACAGcctggtgtaagatttgctccCAAGGAAGAACAGTTTGAAACAGATAAGGTCGATGGTTCAGAGCTTAGTCAGGTTAAAAGTAATATGCATCTAGTGGAGGCAGAAACAGGCCATCTGGACCCACAGCTGTCCCGGCTACAGCAAAGATTACCGCAGCATCTCATGAGATCTAATTTCCCTCAGGCGTGGAACAATCTCAGCCAAGATCCCAGGAAGGAGGAACAGCTCCAGAAGAGGAAAACCGTGCAAAGTCCCCGGTTATCTGCTGGGGCTTTGCCTCAATCACCATTATCATCTAAATCTGGAGAATTTTCAAGTGGTTCAGCTGGGGCCCACTTTGGAGCAGTTGCTGCAACTGGTGCTCTTGGATCTTCGCATAAGGAGAAGTCCGTTGTCACCTCAGTTCTTGATGTTGGTGGAACCCCATCTTTGACTTCCAGTGCTaatgagtcgttccaacggcaacACCAGGCCCATCCTGCTGTAAAGCGGAGATCCAATTCAGTCCCGAGAAGTCAAGCAATGAGTGGTGTTGGTTCCCCTGTAAGTGTTAGTAATATAAGTGCTCCACTAAATGCAAATAGTCCTTCTGTTGGAACTCCACCTATTGCTGATCAAACCATGCTCGAAAGGTTCTCAAAGATCGAGAATGTGGCAATGAG GCATCAactcaaaagcaagaaaaataAAGTTGAAGAATATGCTATCAGGAGCAACACATATTCTGATAAACAATTGAGGGCCTGTCTTAATTTGCCGAACAGTGAGGATTTGAAAGATGATGAAAACCCATTATCGAATTCAATTATAGGTGGCAGCGTGAACACGTGCAAGATCAGAATTATAAATTTCATGCAGGCAGATAGAGTAGCTCAAG GaaatgttttttcttttccccGGATGAGGACCAGAATGATCATGTCAGAGAAGCCAAATGATGGTACTGTAGCGATGCAATATGGAGAAGCAGAGGATGGTGATTTTCTTTCGGTGGAGGATTATCTTCCTACTTTGCCCAATACT CACTTCGCGGATTTGCTTGCATCACAATTTTGTTCACTG ATGGCACGCGAAGGATATCTTATGGAAGATAGCATTCAACAAAAGCCTACCCGCTTGAATATTGCCGGTCAACCAAATGCTGCTGGAACCCCTCCTAATAATTCAGCAGTTGATGCGCAGCCATACGAGGGAGTTACAGGTCAGGGATCTAATGATGTAAAGCCAAGTCTTAGTGGTAATGCATCTATGAATCCGTCACAGAATATCACAAATGCTAGGATGCTACCTCCTGGAAATCCTCAATTACCTAGGTCTCAAGGTCTCATGTCAGCAGTTTCAATGCCTGCAAGATCCCAACAGCTGGACTCTCAATCTCTgctgcagcagcagcagcagcaatcACAACAACAGCAGCAGCTGCAGCAGCCACAACAAAATCAAAATGCGTTGATGCAGCAGCATTCACAGTTCCAGAGGTCACAAATGGGGCTTCCATCTAATCCACTCTCTCACTTGAGCTCTCTCGGGCAGAATACAAACATGCAGTTAGGTAACCAATTGGTCAATAAGCCGTCTCATCTCCAGCTTCAACTGTTTCAAcaacagcagcagcagcagcagcaacaacAACAGCGTCAGCAGCCACAACAACAGCAGCAACTGCAATCGCAGCAGCAGCAACTACAACAGCAGCCGCAGATGCAACATCAGAGGAAAATGATGATGGGAATTGGAGCGATGGGGATGGGAAATATGGGTAACAATATGGTCGGATTAGGAGGCCTGGGAAATACTATGGGAATTGGCAGTACAAGGGGATTAGGATCTGGAATCTCGGGACCTATGGCATCTATATCTGGTATAAATACTGTGGGTCAGAACTCAGTAAATCTGGGCGCATCAAATATTGGCAATGTGATAAGTCAGCATATGCGTTCAGGACAATTAACTCAGGAACAAGCTGCTGCGTTACTGACATCGAAACTTAGGCAGGGCAGAAGCATGGTAGGGACTCAGTCTGGTATAACTGGGATGGCAGGCACCAGACAGATGCAACCAGGTTCTGCAAGTATTTCTATGCTGGGACAATCTTTGAACCGAGCTAACATGAACTCGATGGCTCAACGGACGGCAATGGGGCCTATGGGTCCACCCAAATTGATGGCTGGAATGAATCTGTATATGAACCCACAAcaacagcagcagcagcaactgCAATTACAGCAACAACAATTTCAGCAGCAGCAACAGCAGCTACAGCAGCAGATACAACAGCAGCAACTACAACAGCAGCTGCTGcaacagcagcagcagcaaccAGATCCATCCTCAACCCTGCAGTCAGTTGTTTCTCCGCAACAAGTAGGCTCACCTTCGACAATGGGAATTCCGCAACTGAACCAACAAACATCACAGCAACCCCAGCAACAGCCTAGTCCTCAGCAAATGAACCAGCGGACCCCAATGAGCCCACAATTGAGTTCAGGAGCAATACATGCCATGAGTGCTGGTAATCCAGAGGCATGTCCTGCCAGTCCCCTTGGTTCCGTGGGGAGCATTACAAATTCGCCAATGGAGCTTCAAGGTGTGAACAAAAGCAACTCTGTCAATAATGCATGA